A genomic segment from Xiphophorus maculatus strain JP 163 A chromosome 6, X_maculatus-5.0-male, whole genome shotgun sequence encodes:
- the LOC102235251 gene encoding CMRF35-like molecule 8, producing the protein MSQLSTITLFLLPWIPAFLCKVTTEEEFSVLEGGSLTIPCHYEPQYASYVKYWCQGRTRDFCTSLARTDDHHLVDPAEKKVSIFDDPVQLVFTVTMTDMKEGESGWYICGVEIGGVWEADDVAYTDVKVVHGMSAVNSRMSGAEGSAVTIECLYSERYRGSEKKWCRSGDWRSCLSTGSDGSYEDSSVAIRDDRTGAFTVTFKKLQMKDTAWYWCSAGQQQTAVHVLVTPQPTTVPPVSSQSFADLPPAKPITRETWSSHSHMLASVVVCSSVIFLAVVAILAIKFWRLHKRDRVPRDVEEMRAKFSGCSREAGDFQNAAVLFLPNKDSQDVLVY; encoded by the exons ATGTCGCAGCTCTCCACGATCACCCTCTTCTTGTTACCATGGATTCCAG CCTTTCTCTGTAAGGTTACCACGGAGGAAGAGTTTTCCGTCCTGGAGGGGGGCTCCCTCACCATCCCCTGCCACTACGAGCCCCAGTACGCCAGCTATGTGAAATACTGGTGCCAGGGGCGGACCAGGGACTTCTGCACGTCGCTGGCTCGAACCGACGACCACCACCTGGTCGATCCGGCCGAGAAGAAAGTGAGCATTTTCGACGACCCGGTCCAGCTGGTGTTCACCGTGACCATGACGGACATGAAGGAGGGCGAGTCGGGGTGGTACATATGCGGCGTGGAGATAGGTGGCGTGTGGGAAGCCGACGACGTCGCTTATACAGACGTAAAAGTGGTTCACG GCATGTCAGCTGTGAACAGCAGGATGAGTGGAGCCGAGGGAAGCGCCGTCACAATCGAATGCCTCTACAGTGAGAGATACAg AGGAAGCGAGAAGAAATGGTGTCGGAGTGGCGACTGGAGATCCTGCCTGTCGACAGGTTCTGACGGGAGCTACGAAGACTCCTCCGTGGCCATCAGAGATGACAGAACTGGGGCTTTCACCGTAACCTTTAAGAAGCTGCAGATGAAAGACACGGCGTGGTACTGGTGTTCCGCAGGGCAGCAGCAGACAGCCGTGCACGTGCTGGTCACACCCCAACCCACCACCG TTCCACCAGTGTCGAGCCAGTCCTTTGCAGACCTGCCTCCAGCCAAACCCATCACTAGGGAGACCTGGAGCAGCCACAG TCACATGTTGGCATCTGTGGTGGTCTGTTCATCTGTCATTTTCCTGGCTGTCGTGGCCATATTGGCCATAAAGTTCTGGAGGCTGCACA AGAGAGACCGGGTTCCAAGAGACGTCGAGGAGATGAGGGCGAAATTCAGC GGCTGCTCAAGAGAAGCAGGTGACTTTCAAAACGCGGCAGTACTTTTCCTTCCCAACAAGGATTCCCAAGATGTGCTCGTGTACTGA